GCAACAAAGATAGTAACAAAAGTAAGAAACATTCTCAAGATCATGTTAAAGGAAATGGATTCTTTACTTTGTGATCAACTGATAAAGGCATAGCTTCTTTGCCACGTAGCAAAACCGCTCTCGAGTCACCACAGTTCGAGACTATGATATGCGAAGAGCAAACCAAAGCAACCACAGCAGTTGATCCAACGGTTTCAGGAGAAACAGCCTCAAGAACCATCTCATCAGGAGAACCAACGACAGGTCTGTTGATCTTCCCTTTAACCTCATCATCAACCTTCAAGAAACAGTCAAAAAACACTTTCTCCCACTGCACCTGCAGCCTCTCGTAGAGCTCCTCTTTAATCCATTCGATCTCTTCAGCCAAAGCAAAATGGATTCTATCATGACAGTAGTCAGCAACCTGGAGGCCTCCGTGGCCATCGTATACACCGAAGAAGTGGCTTGTGAGGTGTGTGAGAGTTGGACTCATcccttcttgatctcctcccatAAGCATTTTAATTGGTATTTTGAGAAAACGTGGTAACGCTCTAACAGCATCCTCCATCTCTGATCTTTCGCCGCGGATTGAAACTGTGCCCCAGAGAGGTATGCAGTCTAGCTCGTAGACGCTTCTGCTTCCTCCTCTTGCTACGTTATGATGATGAGTTTCTTCAGGCAAGCTAATGACTACCTCTGAAGCTGAAACATCTTCTTCCATTGTATACTCAACCTCACCGTTCTGATCACACAGCATGTTAACTGCGTCAGTAACGTTCTCTAGCTCGGTGATATCTAAAGCTGATGAGATTCCAGAGTCACACATAGTGTTGGCTAGACTCAAAGTTAGTGCAACTGCTGGTGAAATCTCTTCCATGAGTTCGTACCTATGCTGCTTCCACACCCTAACTGAGCaaatcaatcttcttcttcatctctaaGTTATGTTCTAATGATCTTCAGTGATACTACCAATATCCAATTCAGCTATCCACAGAGACCAAAACGCCGCCGTTCTTGAACACTAACTTAGCCAAAGAGTATcaaaatcaagaagatgaagaagtacCTCTTGGTTAACAGATCTGACGGATCTATCCGATGGGTTTTGATCTCACCTAATCAGGAAGGAGCAGACACTCAATTTCTCAGCCAAAACCTAATTAGAAACCCTCAAAGTTTCAACCTTTTTGATTAAAGATATCACAAAGAGAGGACACAAAGCTCAAGACTttatccaaaaacaaaaacagaggatCAGGTGAAAATGAAGAGCAAGGACGTTACATGAATCACACAAAAGACCTAAAAAGGCGAAACCTTTATCTTTATCTTTCCAAAACGAAACATGAGTTCTCCTGGATCTGATGGGGTTTACCTAAACTAAAAAGATAAACAACATTTAATTAAATTGTTTATGGGACAACGTCAACGACTTTGATATTAACACGTTGCTCCAATCAAATAGATTTAAttaaacttttcattttttttttcatcagttCAATAATTGGCAAGAGAGATGCCACGTGTCCTTTCCTCTTAAAGGTCAAGTCTTCGctaatattttctcaaaaagatttaatttttttttttttttttttttttttttttttaaatatttacgaTTTTATTGATAATCCGGAAACCGGCATTACAGCGTCAATTACAAGCTCGAATCaaccaaaattttctaaatcaaACCTCACAAGACTAGCTTCGCTCGCTCACTAAACCGACGCCATCCACTAGAATGTTCGGGAATCCttagatttaattttttacatatataaagaCTTTATTTACAAGATTTGAGAGAGAATATTCCAAAAATACGATACGATAAGTCTtcaactacttttttttttttttttttgttctctgttCATTTTAATCTGTTAAGCTGTTATGAAAATTTCTTGATTTAGTAAACTGCAAAACACCATTTAAagcttcaaaaaaaattcaacaaacaAAACAGTTCCAAGTCTGTTTCGTCTCCTGTCTTCTTAATCTCTTTCTCATTTCATTATCTCTCTCTCAGAATGTACATCATGTTTTCTTGACACACAAGTTTCAGATATTATTAAggtttgggaaaaaaaaataggatggctGGAAGAAGAGTAAAAGGAAAAGACAGCAACGCGATTACCGCCGTAGCCATTGACAAAGATAAAAACAGCCAACACGCCTTGAAGTGGGCCCTTGATCATATCGTTGGCGATTCACCAAACTGTATCCTCCTCCATGTTCAAACCAAATTGAGTAATGTcctccctcctcctcctcatgaTCATCATTtctatcatcatcatatatctaatgatttttttttttttttaaacaggaATTGGTGAAGGAGAGAACACAGAGGCACCACATGACAACCAAGAAGAGGCTCATAAGTTCTTCCTTCCCTTTAGAGGATTCTGTGCTAAAAAAGGGGTCAGAGATTCAATCTCTCTTCTCTTTGCCATAACAACAATcacattttcatttatatatatataagtcttgagttcatattatatgttttttttttttaatcagattaGAGCAACGGAGCTGCTTCTTCACGATATTGACATCGCAAATGCAATTGTTGACTACATCAACAAAAACTCCATTTCAAACATAGTCATTGGAGCCTCTGCACGAAACACCTTCCTCAAGTAtctaatctttttcttttctctcataTAACCTTGACTTTAAATCTAAAACTTAGCTTAAACTCTTATGTAATGGTGTCTTAATCAGGAAGTTTAAGAGCGTAGATGTGCCAACGACTCTACTTAAAACAACTCCAGATACATGTTCTGTCTACATCGTGTCTAAAGACAAACTCTTAACAAGCAGACAAGCGAGTAGGCCTCAGACGCCTCAACACAATCCCCAGCCTTCAAAACAACAATCATTACTCTCTATCTTGTCTGATCCTGGCCCTACAAGCTTCACTTCCACTGAATCTGGAAGGTAAAGTCTTGTGAGGCCTGTTCTGTCTGGTGAATGAATACTGATGAATAATTGGCTTTTCCTATTCTTGCAGGTCATCTTCTGCATTACCACCTACACGTCATTACAAGCCTTGTCTTAATATGAGTTCTCCAGGAGAGTTAAGCAATGAGTTGTCTTCCAACCGTCACAGTGTTGAATCGAATTCGAGTTTCTACAGCATCCTAGGACGATCCACCTATGGAGGAAGCTCCCACTCTTCTACATCCCTGGTTAGTAGTATTCTCAACCACGTTACTGCCTCTAAAGTTGCCTGAcgtttttttaacattttctttcgAAATATATAGTATGATATAACCGATGGAGACGAAGAAGGCCTATCTGGGGGTAACATCACTGAACAAGAGGTAAAAGAACGTTTCAGAAAAGTAGACTTGGTGTTTTCAGAATGTAAAGTGCTGACATGTTTGTGTTCTAATGTTCTTGAATATGctcagaatcaaaatcttgaacTAGAGGTGAGAAGATTGAGACTCGAACTGCAACATTTTAATGCAACCATGGGGAGAGACACTGTAAGATACTTACTTCCATGTAGACAACCGACAACATTCCATAGATACAGTAAAAATCTATAGATtgatactcgataaattaatatacactataaattaataaattttttagttGTATCGgttcaaaatacaaaaatcgataaaataataagataataattttgtagaactaaatatttcttattttatataaaaatatactttaaaatagaaaatctataaaaaaaaaatttttgtaaattaataattttataaattaataaaatgtcaCATTCCCTACATTTTTACTGTATATGACTATGACTAATATACCATACACGGTATGAAATGCTTGTAGGCCCCTCATCATCAAGCTGCCCACGAATCCGAAAAGCTGGAGGAAACAAAGGTAGCAAGAGAGATGCTTAGGGAATTATCTGAGATGGATAAGCAGAAAACACAGAGTGCCATCCACGCAAACGAAGCGGCACATCGTCTTGCTGAAATAGAGAAGCAGAAGAGAAGACTCGTGGAGATGCAAGCCAAGTTCAACGAACAGAACATGTCCAACACCGTATCCTACAGACGGTACAGCATCAAAGACGTCGAAGACGCGACCGACGGCTTCTCAGACGCTCTAAAGATCGGGGAAGGAGGGTACGGACCCGTGTTCAAAGCCGTTCTTGAAAACACTTCCGTGGCCATCAAAATCTTGAAGTCAGACGTCTCACAAGGCCTTAAGCAGTTCCAACAAGAGGTTGAGGTTTTAAGCTGCATGAGACACCCTAACATGGTGATCCTCCTCGGTGCTTGTCCCGAGTATGGTTGCCTTGTGTATGAGTATATGGAGAACGGAACGTTAGAAGACCGGCTATTCTGTAAAGACAATACTCCACCGTTGTCTTGGAGAGCACGGTTCAGGATCGCTGCTGAGATTGCCACGGGACTTTTATTCCTTCACCAGGCTAAACCTGAGCCGCTGGTGCATCGAGATTTGAAGCCGGCAAACATTCTTCTAGACGGGCATATGATTAGCAAGATCAGTGACGTTGGTTTGGCTCGGTTGGTGCCTCCTGCTGTTGCTGATAGCTTCACCCATTACCACATGACTGCTGCAGCCGGTTAGTATTTTCATTCTACCTTTAAACTAGGCCTGTTGGTTCGGGTAGTTCGGGTAattcggtttgggtttgggtaGTTCGTTTTTCTAGTAGTTATGTTCTACTAAAATCTTGCCAAATTGAACCGTAAAAAAGTTTAGTTCGGTATCCGGGTAGTtcggtttttaaattttttaccaaaaaactaaccaaagttttgattatattttggTTAAAGATTTGGGTAAAGTCGGTTAAATACGGgtaattttggttagttcggtaattcgattcaaaattttagttaattcagttagttcggttcaaaattttgggtaATTTCGATTAGTTCGACTCAAAATTtggttaacaattttttttttgaaaattaaactaACCACTTGCCAAAaccgattttttttataaacctgCTGAATCGAACTGACATTATCACCAAATAAccgaaattttggttcggttcgcgGGTTATGTTCAGCTAAAAATCCCAGCCCTACTTTAATCTTTGCATATCCTTAACAAATTGTTGAAACAGGTACGTTCTGTTACATTGACCCTGAGTACCAGCAAACGGGAATGCTTGGAGTGAAGTCAGACTTGTACTCATTCGGTGTGGTGCTTCTGCAAATCCTCACAGCGATGCCAGCAATGGGATTAAGCCATAGAGTAGAGCAAGGGATCGAGAAAAATAGACTCAGAGAAGTTCTGGATCCCAGAATATCAGACTGGCCTGAAGAAGAGACGCTGGTGCTAGCTCAACTGGCTTTGCAGTGCTGCGAGTTGCGGAAAAAGGACAGACCTGATCTTGCTACCGTTCTGTTGCCTGCACTGAGCAAGCTAAGAGAGTTTGCAACGGGGGATCATGAAGTACATAGCTCTGGTAGGACATCTTCTGTGTCACGTGCTCACAATTCAGTTCCTCGTTCCCCAATATCTTCTTCCTCTCAGGTTGGTTTCTTAGAACCTGAAGTAACTGATCTCTAATATTTGATTCATGAGTGTTTATTTCAATCATTTTATTCTGCAATGTAGACAGAGGATGCATACTGACACCAACAATTGGAACTTCGACTTTAGATCAAAGTGAAGCGACGTTGGCTATCTCTGATTGTGCTCCACCAAAAAGTTCATTGTTGATCTCTCATAGTGTCGAAGTTCCTATTTATTGTATATGAAACACTTTATTCTTTggtctcatgaaaaaaaaaatcactttcaTTACAGAAGAGCTGTCTAGTCCTTGCAAAACCAAGTCACCTTTGTGCAAAGAACATTTATTCTGTGGCACATAAAAATCTTATTGAGCAACTGCATACTAAAAATTGCTTTAAATTGGAAATTATTTGAGAAGATAGTTGCAAAGGTGTAAACAGTTGCgcacaaagaaataaaaattgatgGAGCTATATGAGTAATGTTAGCTGACAAGGCAATTTGTCAATTCGAGACAACACTAGCTTAGAGACATACTTGAGTCTTGTGAGACAAAGCAAAAGTTCACAACAGATCCAACATTATATCATGAAACATGTTATGGAAGTCACTACCTCAAGAAACTACAGAGAAGACAAAGTAAGAAAGGTAAAAAAATGAATTCAACTAGGATTCAGATAATAAGATGTGTGATACTCTCACGTTTCAAGACCATAACGAAGTCCCAGCTATAAAAACCAACCTTGTCattgtataatatataaaagaacttTTCCCAGCTATAAGAGAGCTACTACGCTAGAAACAAAAAGCTATGATTTTTATCATCCCCACAATGACCAACATCACTCATATGTAAGCATAACGCTTCAAAACCCTCTTCCCCGCCACAAACGCACCAGACGCCATCCCTCCAAGCACACCCGCCACAGCCGCAGCTCTCACCCCACGCGCCGCCCTAAACACCGCCCCAGTTCCAAACCCCGCCACCACCTTCGTCCACGCGTCATCCCTATCCGTATACGCCACGACTCCACTCTCAATCCCGGCGTAGATCAAACCCACAACACCAATCCTACACCCCAACGAGCGTCCCGCGTGGCCAGACGAGTTCAGGATCCTGTTCACCTTCAGCTTCGCCGTGTCTCCGTACTCGAAGCTCCTGACGCCGGAGAAGAACCCGGAAGCGGCTCCGGCTAGGGATCCGCCGAGGTAGCCCGTGCCCGTGTAGAAGGTGAGATTCTCCCCCCAAGATCGGCGCTTTTTGAGGGACTCTTCGGTGAAGAGGTACTCGGGGGAGGTGGGGAGCTTGTAGAGGTGCTGAGCGTTGATCGGGACGTTGAAGTGCTGGTAAGGATGGTAAAGGCGGGAGCTTTCGTCGGAGGAGGTGTGATCGGTCGTCGCCATTGTGTTAAGGGTTTATGATCTGTAGTGTAGCTACAGGGTTTATGAATTTTTGTAGGGTTTTTTAACACTTTGTGTTTAATTCGAATTTGACCCCTGATGTTTTATTTATGATCAATTAAACCCAAaatcttttacatttttgattatTTCCTTTTTTGACCTGTGGTTTTCAGATCTTTATACGATATGCTTCTTAAATTGGAAAGCTTACCATAAGACCCCCGTTTTTGTAAAAGTCGcgattttgtttggatttttggaAAATATTCTGGGAACACAAAGGAAGGGAGCTTTTGAGGAGAAAGGTCGGCGGATGAGTCGCTGATTCGATGGGAAACCAGAAGCTTAAGTggacggaggaggaggaagaggcgTTGCTCGCAGGTGTTAGGAAGCATGGTCCCGGGAAGTGGAAGAATATTCTCCGAGATCCTGAGTTTGCTGGTCAGCTCTCTAATCGCTCCAATATTGACTTAAAGGTCTtcacttttcttcttctcctcaatcacTTACATAGAAAAAAGTTAATTTCATCGAGTTCTTGAGACATCGGTAATAGAAAATTTGTAAGTGTTAGTTCTCTGATGTTTGGTCTGAGAATTTAAATTTAGTGGCTTTGTTGATATCTGTTGAAAAGATTAAAACTTTTAAGAGTTTTCTTAATTTGAGTTTATTGGCTGCTCTGTTTCGTCTGTAGCGTCTGAGATTCGTTAAGTGTGtctgattatatattttggttGTCTATGCTGGCTGCCTGGCAATTGATCTTTCTGCTGTCCTTAGAGAAGGTCTTGAACTTACTTGAGATTGACACTATAATGGCAGTCTCTGACACTATCTAGTGCAAGTAATGCTGCAATGCGTTAGTCTTAAATCTAGCCATGGTTTTAAGTCATAATTATAGTTTATTGTCTGCTCTGTTTCTTGGTTGCCTATGGCGAAGGTTGACTCTTATGTCATAGAAATTGTTTGATATCTGATAAACAGAGAGGGGAACAAATCATCAGACCTTGTTGTGGTTGAATTTTGAGAGGGAATTTTTCTGATTTGAATGTTACTAGTGTTGTATGTGTCTCCATTATTTGGTAACTTATAGCCAAGAATCTTAAATATTCGATGTTTCATTGTTTTGTAGGATAAATGGCGTAATTTAAGTGTTGCCCCTGATATTCAAGGCTCAAAGGATAAGGTACGGACACCAAAGATCAAAGCTGCTGCCTTTCAGCTGGCGGCGGTTGCAGCTGCCAGTACTCCATCTCCTAGTTCCAACCATTCTCCAGTTCCTCCCCTTCCTCGTAGTGGATCTGATTTGAGCATTGATGACAGTTGTAACTTTATGGTTGATGCAAAGAATGCTCCCAGGTTTGTTGTTTTTTCCGAGCCACCCCACTTAATCCTCTGTTGATTCTCAAGTGCTGTATATTGCTAGTCTACTTGCATTGTGACGCTTCCGATGagccaatatttttttattaaggtATGATGGGATGATATTCGAAGCTCTTTCATCGTTGACGGATGCTAATGGATCTGATGTCACTGCAATTTACAACTTCATCGTGGTTAGTCATATTTTACCTTTCCCTTTATCCTGCATTTGTCACTGACTATAGTTGACTAAGTAGTTTAAATCTTTTGATTTGTAAAGGTAGCTAAAACCAATCCTTCACTCTCATCTTAAGAAAGGAATTATATAACTAGTTAACTGTTCTTTGTTGTTATAGTTTGGTCTTAGTTATTGCATTCCATTATGATTATCTTAGAAAAGATTATCATAGCTCCATTAGGTTATTCGTTGTTATTGTCATAGCAGCTAAGCTGTACTGATGTAACGATCAAGCTCCTGATAATGGTCTGTTATGTGTGTATAGCAAAAAGGACATGAAGTGCCACCGAACTTTAAAAGGATCCTGGGTTCAAGATTGAGGAGGCTTGCTTCTCAGGGCAAACTTGAAAAGGTTAGCCAGTTAAAATCAGGAGTAAGTCTTGAAAGCCTTGCTTTGAACAAGAGCTTCCTTTCCATCTGTGTTGATTTCTGTTTGCCTTTTCTGTGTGTTTGGTTCTTCAACAATGCGACAATACACACGACAGACGCAGAACTTCTACAAGATGAATAATCACAGCTTCATGGCGATGAGAACGCCAGTTGTAGCGAGGCCAAAAGAGGTGAATGTGAAACCTCGGCAGGCGAACAGTCAAGGACTCACGGTTTCGCAGGAGAAGGTTGATCACGCTGCAGGAACCGCAGCGTTTAAGTTCGTGGAGGTGGACGAAAAATTAGAGCTGCTCAATGCAGCTGTTGAAGAAAGGGATAGGATGATAGAGCTGGCGGAACAAGCGGAGTTGATTCTACTGTTGGCAGAAGAGTTGCACAAAGAATGTAAATAACTAACACCTCTATTCTCAGtgttcttctttctctaaaAATCTTACAAGGTCTTTGGGCGTCTGATGTTTTAAAGATTTGTTTTGTTGACAGGTTCTGAGGGGAAGATTGTGGCTTTGAATTGAGGGTTGACAGAACAGAAGAAGAAGCATAGAGTTCTCTTTGGAGTTCATCACTCTGTTGTGGTATATATACTAGTAGCAATAGGCTATTTGGTTGCattctcttgtttctttttcCTATACCAAATtgttttgacaaaaaataacatttaaatttCTTTCCTAGTGTAAGATTGTGACTCaagtagtttaaattttttgattcaCTAAACATTTTCTGCATGTTTCTGTCACAAAACAACCTTTGAGGTTTGATGTCAGAACAACGAAaagtgtgttttgttttttttgttccgCTCTGAGATTTTTCTCACTGTTCTGACATCAAACCCCAGTGGTTGTTTTGTGACACACTTTTTGTTGTTGCAATCCTTCCTAAATATacacaaaatctttttttttttgatacacAAAATCTATTTATAGTTCTGTTTTCtgatacaaacaaaaataaccCAGAATATCATACAAACAAAGATCATGTACATCAGTTAGTGTAAGACTTCATCTGAAATCATGCGTCTTTTTCTAGAAAAGTATGGTTCTTCAAAAACAGAGAGTATTTCATTACATTTCTCTAGGCAGacttttcaaaaatcaaaaacataatttgTGAAAAAGGGTACAAAGGAACTTGTTGTAAATTTGTAATTCTTCAAAAAGTAAAATGGTTCGAAAACTTATATTGCGAGAGAAGGCAACAATGATTCAGATACAGCATAGTACATCCTACTCAGCTAAAACCATCCATGACCAACAATGGTGAAGATGTGTGTATTGGGATCACTCATCAGCTGAGTTTATTGCTTAAGAGGAGCTTTCTTCTCTCTGTCTGCAATTCTAGCAGGGGCATTAGAGTGTGACTTGAACCTGCCTCTTCCTCCTTCGTCTCTCTCCTACAGATTCCAGAATCAACAGTATACGTTTAGTTTAGATAGTCTCATCATCATGGTTAGGAGATTTATATCATCATGGTTAAgagatttatattatataaacttgAGTCATTAGTCTATGTTGATAGGAATATTTCCGTTTTATGTACCTTTTTCTTGACAACCTGAACAACATCTTCGTCTTCAAGATGCTGAGAAAGACCACAATTTTGAGGATTGTGCCTAGCGCTCGTGCCCCACACAAGGGCATACTTCATATCCTTCACCAGAGTTCTGTGGACGTGGTTACAGAAGTCTTCAACCGTGCAGCCACCTCGATCCTGTTGAATCAGACGAGCAACAAAGATATATAAATCAGATATGGACAAGTTTGAAAGGTTATCATGCAATGAGGGGAAAAAAGAAACACACTTACAGATGAGAGGACAAAAGGCTCATCGAAATCAGGTTGCTGGCCTTGAGGCTTCGAGTAAACTCTCACAAGGCCCATTTCGTCCCACATCCTTGCAAGTAGTCTGTCTAAGTTCAGCTGTTTCAAGCAACAGTCATTCACCGTTAGACCAGTGAGGGATCACAATgcaaaaggaaaacaaaacagGACCAAAGTGAAGTTTTAGCATTTGCCATCCTTGCAGACCAAAAGACTAACTTGCCTTAAGATTGCAGCTAATAACAATGGAATTTGGCTGGCGTGCTAGTCTATCCACATCATCAATTCCAACATCTATTTTGTTGTAGACGTAAACACACTTAATATATTTGCGGTTGCCTTCAATGACATCGATGAAGTCATCCACTGTGGCATTCTCACGAAATAGGACCTGCAATACGCACCACTAAATTCATTTAGACGTTTATCAGcgaaggcaaaaaaaaaactaccatTAGAAGgctttaaaaaaattgacaaatgTGAAAGTCTGAAATATTCATTTCTACTTAACATATAGAAAGGCTTCAAATAAACCGACAGATGTCTGAAGCATTTCAGAATTTTGCTTGTAACACTCAAACAAAACAAGACATGAAAAGCCACCAGCCTGTATTCAAAGAAGATGAAAGTTGGAACCTCGTACCTCAGCATTGTGGATTTTGTATTCATGCAGGATCTGATAGCAGAGTCAAGGGTGCTGTAGTGTTGAAAGAGATTCCAccagtctttttctttttaaagtaGATCTATTGTACAGAGAAAACAAAGCAAATATAGTTCTGGGGACAAAGAAACCAAGTTTCTCAataaaccacaaaaaaaatatagctaCATATTTAATTTGCCAAGTTTCTCAATGGAGCTTTACCTGTGGAGGCTTTTTGTTTAGCCGCAAACCCACTGCTTCAAGTTCCTTAGTCAGAATTTGCCTGTGGCCTTCACTCTAACATTGTTTTGAAGAGTAAATTATAAGGTTACTAAATGAGTGCAGCATGACAACAAAATAACAATTCACAAGGGCAGCCACACCGTAACTCACCTTTGAGGCATCAAGAACCATCAGTACAAGATCGGAAGACTTCGCAACAGCAATGACCTGTTAAATAAACAGTTATAATCAGAGTTCCAAGCCCAAAATGAAATCAGATAAGCAATAAGAAAATTAAGCGACTGGATTTCAAACCTGCCTTCCTCGCCCCTTTCCTTCCGAAGCACCTTCAATAATACCCGGAAGATCGAGAAGCTGAATCTTTGTGTCGTTGTAGTGAATTACTCCAGGGATGCATGTAAGTGTTGTAAACTCATATGAGGCTGCTTCGGAATGTGTTCCCGTTAACATTGTCAAAAGCGTGGACTTTCCAACACTACAAAGTACAACCACTTCCATCAGTTTCCCTAAAACCATAAGCCTCCATATTCTAAAGGAGCAACATAATTTTACAAGAGTTGAGAAACATATGTAAACGCATTTCCCTAAGTATAAGAATCTAAGACACTCTGACCTTGGAAATCCTATAAGTGCAACACGTCCATGACCATACTTGGTAACTTCAAAACCTTCCCCGCCTCCACTAGCACCCTGTGACATTTGATTTGgaagaaaattacaaactaaagcagtaataaaaaaagatttaaaactCTACTTCAGGTAAAGGCAGCACAGTCCTAAGAAAACAAGCTAAGGTGACAAGAACAAGGGAGCCATTCACAGTCCATTTCAAACATAAACATTCAGCAACAGAGAGGAAAGCTATAAAGAACACCTCAAGTAAGAAAATAACCAAACAGTTACTTCATGAACCCCTCAGCTATATAGAAATAATAATGACATAGGCTAAAAttctagtctttttttttataaagagttTGGATTACTTTTGGAGGCTCCAGCAGTTGTGTCCTGAGCTTAGCAATCTTTGCCTTGAGCTGACCAAGATGATACTCTGCGCCATCAAGTAAAAGATAATCGATTAGCTGACAACTAGAAGCAGCAAtagaaaaatttcaaacttgTTATAGTTTTGTTAACTGTAATCACTAACACAggtaattatatttatagttt
The sequence above is drawn from the Brassica napus cultivar Da-Ae chromosome A8, Da-Ae, whole genome shotgun sequence genome and encodes:
- the LOC106395180 gene encoding U-box domain-containing protein 35, with the translated sequence MFFFFNQIRATELLLHDIDIANAIVDYINKNSISNIVIGASARNTFLKKFKSVDVPTTLLKTTPDTCSVYIVSKDKLLTSRQASRPQTPQHNPQPSKQQSLLSILSDPGPTSFTSTESGRSSSALPPTRHYKPCLNMSSPGELSNELSSNRHSVESNSSFYSILGRSTYGGSSHSSTSLYDITDGDEEGLSGGNITEQENQNLELEVRRLRLELQHFNATMGRDTAPHHQAAHESEKLEETKVAREMLRELSEMDKQKTQSAIHANEAAHRLAEIEKQKRRLVEMQAKFNEQNMSNTVSYRRYSIKDVEDATDGFSDALKIGEGGYGPVFKAVLENTSVAIKILKSDVSQGLKQFQQEVEVLSCMRHPNMVILLGACPEYGCLVYEYMENGTLEDRLFCKDNTPPLSWRARFRIAAEIATGLLFLHQAKPEPLVHRDLKPANILLDGHMISKISDVGLARLVPPAVADSFTHYHMTAAAGTFCYIDPEYQQTGMLGVKSDLYSFGVVLLQILTAMPAMGLSHRVEQGIEKNRLREVLDPRISDWPEEETLVLAQLALQCCELRKKDRPDLATVLLPALSKLREFATGDHEVHSSGRTSSVSRAHNSVPRSPISSSSQTEDAY
- the LOC106395085 gene encoding mitochondrial import inner membrane translocase subunit TIM23-1-like → MATTDHTSSDESSRLYHPYQHFNVPINAQHLYKLPTSPEYLFTEESLKKRRSWGENLTFYTGTGYLGGSLAGAASGFFSGVRSFEYGDTAKLKVNRILNSSGHAGRSLGCRIGVVGLIYAGIESGVVAYTDRDDAWTKVVAGFGTGAVFRAARGVRAAAVAGVLGGMASGAFVAGKRVLKRYAYI
- the LOC106391538 gene encoding telomere repeat-binding factor 4-like isoform X2 — its product is MGNQKLKWTEEEEEALLAGVRKHGPGKWKNILRDPEFAGQLSNRSNIDLKDKWRNLSVAPDIQGSKDKVRTPKIKAAAFQLAAVAAASTPSPSSNHSPVPPLPRSGSDLSIDDSCNFMVDAKNAPRYDGMIFEALSSLTDANGSDVTAIYNFIVQKGHEVPPNFKRILGSRLRRLASQGKLEKTQNFYKMNNHSFMAMRTPVVARPKEVNVKPRQANSQGLTVSQEKVDHAAGTAAFKFVEVDEKLELLNAAVEERDRMIELAEQAELILLLAEELHKECSEGKIVALN
- the LOC106391538 gene encoding telomere repeat-binding factor 4-like isoform X1 produces the protein MGNQKLKWTEEEEEALLAGVRKHGPGKWKNILRDPEFAGQLSNRSNIDLKDKWRNLSVAPDIQGSKDKVRTPKIKAAAFQLAAVAAASTPSPSSNHSPVPPLPRSGSDLSIDDSCNFMVDAKNAPRYDGMIFEALSSLTDANGSDVTAIYNFIVQKGHEVPPNFKRILGSRLRRLASQGKLEKVSQLKSGTQNFYKMNNHSFMAMRTPVVARPKEVNVKPRQANSQGLTVSQEKVDHAAGTAAFKFVEVDEKLELLNAAVEERDRMIELAEQAELILLLAEELHKECSEGKIVALN
- the LOC106387626 gene encoding protein phosphatase 2C 7 — protein: MEEISPAVALTLSLANTMCDSGISSALDITELENVTDAVNMLCDQNGEVEYTMEEDVSASEVVISLPEETHHHNVARGGSRSVYELDCIPLWGTVSIRGERSEMEDAVRALPRFLKIPIKMLMGGDQEGMSPTLTHLTSHFFGVYDGHGGLQVADYCHDRIHFALAEEIEWIKEELYERLQVQWEKVFFDCFLKVDDEVKGKINRPVVGSPDEMVLEAVSPETVGSTAVVALVCSSHIIVSNCGDSRAVLLRGKEAMPLSVDHKPDREDEYARIERAGGKVIQWQGARVSGVLAMSRSIGDQYLEPYVIPEPEVTFMPRAREDECLILASDGLWDVMSNQDACEFARRRILWWHKRNGALPLAERGVGEDQACQAAADYLSKLALQKGSRDNISVIVVDLKAQRKLKIRS